Proteins from a genomic interval of Lolium perenne isolate Kyuss_39 chromosome 1, Kyuss_2.0, whole genome shotgun sequence:
- the LOC127293502 gene encoding uncharacterized protein has protein sequence MDDSCAVCADALEWVAYGPCGHREVCSTCVVRLRFVLQDTLCCICKTDCPSVFVTKAMGDYTRVISDFSVLPTGAVEGKVGEYWYHEDTKAYCDDADQYNMIRAMCRLSCSVCDNAEDQIGQGPQAKRRSRFRSIDQLKGHLFHQHRLYMCSLCLEGRKVFICEQKLYTRTQLAQHTKTGDSEVDGSDEVERAGFTGHPSCEFCRNALYGDNELYTHMLREHYSCHICQKLHPTRYDYFRNYDDLEMHFRKDHFLCEDEACLAKKFIVFQSDTEIKRHNAMEHGGRMSRSQRNAALQIPTSFIYQRNEQDQRRGRGRGRNAYHGRPDRDFSLSVRDGSTTADHALGSRVDSIAGPLQSLSVSSSSGRAETGQSSANGRVLEQLSFPPLQDQDIPDARMDAFPDETSFPALSEQQSRYALALNQSSRGSARLGDESLFPPLPGSSNKGSASTQQGLQSLAKNTLASRLQQRSKGTVKVLNSARPRTAENPEIVPHVSSSTQTWPTPDQGLVLSGSQVRIGTQSIRENGVMPPASSGSAWNSGGPNKMKHSVSTPNFVSGGPSVQPSSSTAYGNKNQLPQQSSQTLPVVEDVRQANKSLVERMRAALGMDEDRFSAFKEIASEYRQGVIDTSEYLSYVEQFGISHLVPEMARLLPDPRKQKELADAYYTNMRFKSFQENASGETITLKESKRKNKGKGKTPETETVPAKEVSELLADSFMDTVRKLQSDKMAQEGEAAVLSKGDYRSSKGRIPLAGGSSSGTNMSLDGDPGAISKVSGANRDVSKVGGSNSSNNSKQSKKTSKFLRARLGDNSLATLDFSRPDMSPERPERESQGQHTGAPVRGVWKNGAAQKLFSSNGRK, from the exons ATGGACGATAGCTGCGCGGTGTGCGCCGACGCGCTTGAATGGGTGGCCTACGGGCCATGCGGCCACCGCGAGGTCTGCTCCACCTGCGTCGTCCGCCTCCGCTTCGTCCTCCAGGACACCCTCTGCTGCATCTGCAAGACGGATTGCCCCTCCGTATTCGTCACCAAG gcAATGGGAGATTACACCAGGGTCATCTCCGATTTCTCTGTTTTGCCCACTGGGGCAGTTGAAGGAAAGGTGGGGGAGTACTGGTACCATGAGGATACAAAGGCATACTGTGATGATGCTGATCAGTATAATATGATAAGGGCCATGTGCCGGCTTTCTTGTAGTGTATGTGACAATGCTGAGGATCAGATTGGTCAGGGACCGCAAGCAAAGCGCAGAAGCAGGTTCAGGAGCATTGATCAGCTTAAAGGACATTTGTTCCATCAGCACAGGTTATATATGTGCAGTCTTTGCTTGGAGGGGAGAAAG GTATTCATCTGCGAGCAGAAGCTTTATACAAGGACACAGTTAGCTCAGCATACAAAAACAGGCGACTCTGAGGTGGATGGCTCTGATGAGGTTGAACGCGCCGGTTTTACAGGACACCCAAGTTGTGAATTTTGCAGAAATGCGTTGTATGGAGATAATGAGCTTTACACACATATGTTGAGAGAACACTATTCGTGCCACATATGTCAAAA GCTGCATCCTACACGGTATGATTACTTCCGGAACTATGATGATTTAGAG ATGCATTTTCGTAAAGATCATTTCCTCTGTGAAGATGAAGCATGTTTGGCCAAGAAGTTTATTGTCTTCCAGAGTGACACAGAGATCAAG AGGCATAATGCTATGGAGCATGGTGGGCGAATGTCTCGTTCTCAGAGAAATGCTGCACTTCAG ATACCTACCAGTTTTATATACCAAAGAAATGAGCAAGATCAAAGGCGTGGCAGAGGTAGGGGTCGTAATGCTTACCATGGCAGACCTGACAGGGATTTCTCATTGTCTGTGCGGGATGGCAGTACAACTGCAGACCATGCCCTTGGAAGTCGAGTTGATAGTATTGCAGGGCCTTTGCAGTCATTAAGTGTCAGTTCTAGTTCGGGGCGGGCAGAAACTGGCCAAAGTTCAGCAAATGGCCGTGTGCTTGAACAGTTGTCTTTTCCTCCTCTTCAAGACCAGGATATTCCTGATGCTAGGATGGACGCTTTTCCTGATGAAACCTCGTTTCCTGCCCTTTCAGAGCAGCAATCAAGGTATGCGCTGGCTCTTAATCAGAGCTCAAGGGGTTCTGCCAGGCTTGGTGATGAATCGTTATTCCCTCCTTTGCCTGGGTCAAGTAACAAAGGTTCTGCTTCGACGCAACAGGGGCTGCAAAGTCTTGCTAAGAACACACTTGCATCAAGGCTTCAACAGCGTAGTAAGGGCACTGTGAAGGTACTCAATTCTGCTCGGCCTCGAACAGCTGAGAATCCTGAAATAGTACCTCATGTTTCAAGTTCCACCCAGACCTGGCCTACACCTGATCAGGGGCTAGTTCTCTCTGGTTCTCAAGTTCGGATTGGAACTCAATCAATACGAGAAAATGGGGTCATGCCACCTGCGTCCAGCGGCTCAGCATGGAATTCCGGAGGTCCAAACAAGATGAAGCActctgtttctactcctaattttGTTTCTGGTGGGCCCTCTGTCCAGCCATCATCAAGTACAGCTTATGGCAATAAAAACCAACTGCCACAGCAAAGCAGCCAAACTttgcctgttgtggaggatgttcGGCAAGCCAATAAATCCCTGGTTGAAAGAATGCGTGCTGCTTTAGGGATGGACGAGGATAGGTTCTCTGCGTTTAAAGAAATTGCTAGTGAATACCGTCAAGGCGTCATTGATACCTCAGAGTATCTCTCGTATGTGGAGCAATTTGGTATATCACATCTTGTTCCTGAAATGGCTAGGTTGCTGCCTGACCCTCGGAAGCAGAAAGAACTTGCTGATGCTTACTACACCAATATGCGCTTTAAAAGCTTCCAAGAAAATGCCAGTGGTGAAACCATTACCTTGAAAGAGAGCAAGCGTAAAAATAAGGGGAAGGGAAAAACTCCTGAGACAGAAACAGTTCCTGCTAAGGAGGTAAGTGAATTGCTAGCTGATAGCTTTATGGACACTGTAAGGAAGCTTCAGTCAGACAAGATGGCCCAGGAAGGTGAGGCTGCTGTGCTTTCAAAGGGCGATTATCGATCTTCCAAGGGAAGGATCCCACTAGCTGGAGGGTCATCATCTGGTACAAATATGAGCCTAGACGGTGATCCTGGTGCCATTTCAAAGGTGTCTGGCGCCAACAGAGATGTGAGCAAGGTAGGAGGGAgcaacagcagcaacaacagtAAACAATCGAAGAAGACGTCAAAGTTTCTCAGAGCCCGATTAGGTGATAATTCTCTGGCTACGCTTGATTTTAGTCGTCCTGATATGAGCCCTGAGCGACCAGAAAGGGAGTCACAAGGCCAACACACTGGTGCGCCTGTGCGAGGTGTTTGGAAGAATGGTGCAGCACAGAAGCTGTTTTCTAGCAATGGAAGGAAGTAA